TTCCTCCTCGACCAATGCCTATTTATATTAAATACATGTAAATATAAAACATATAAAGAGTTGATGAACAAAGATATAAAGATGAGATGCATGTATAGGTACGCACCCGTGTGGTGAATCTCCTCAGTTCCAAAGCTGTGGCGCTGCGGAGCGATTTCAAGAGAAGGAGTGCACCGGCATGGCATGAGACGGACGCCACGGCGAGGGACCGCATCTCATCCTCCACGGCGACCGGCGTGTCGATGTTCAAGGAAACAAGGGCGGTAGCGGTGAGGCACAGCCGGTGGTGCGGGCTGGACATGCCCTCGATAACCAACCTCTTGAGGGAGCGGGAGCCGATCCGGATGATGTTGCGCCTGTTGCCCGGGAGGAACTGCGTAATGCACTGGCAGTTGACGAGCCGCAGGTCTTCCAGGAGAGGGCAGTCGGATCTCAGCTCCTCCGGGAATCCCTGCAGCAGGACCAGTCCGGAGAGGGACAGCCTCCTTAGGCGGCCGGTGACGGCGCCGTCGAAGATGCTGAAGCCAAACGCCGGAGGTTCCTTCCAGCAGCTGTTGTAACCGGCGCCATGGTGGTCGTAGTCGAAGGCGACGCCGAGCTCGGCCGGGCCGCGCGCGAGGCCGCGGCGGATCCAGCGGTCCATGGCCTTGCGGAGATGCAGGTCGTCGCGGACGTGCAGCCGATAGGCGTCGAGGGGCCACGCGCCGTTGAGGGGAAGGACGGCGTCCGCGAAGTCCTCCATGACGCGCCACTGCTTCTTCTCCCTGGCGGCCCTCTTCCTCTGCGCTTCTCTGAAGGCGCCCATGGCCGCGTCGGAAGCGCCATGGCCCGGGGCAACAGGTTGCGGTTCGTCAAAGAAGTCGCGATGGTCGACGTCGACGCACGGCACGGCGCGCCACAGGTGCCTCCACCGCCGCGACAACAGGCTCGTGTGCACCGCCTGCCGTGACCGGAGGGACGAGAGCACGCTGTGCAGGAGGCTGTCCGGAAGGTTGCTCAGCCGGTCGCCGcctgcaggggcggcggcggctgccgtcCCCATTGAGAATCGATCAAACCGATCCCTATCCAGTATTTTCGGGTGGGAGTTCggttgcatatatatatataccttgGTTTATCCTGGGCCTCCGTTGGCACATTGGGGTTTGGACCAAAAAATTTATTGtaaatttctttttttttgcatGGGATTTATTGTAAATTTCAACCGTGCTACTGTGTGCACTTAGGCATGGCCATGGGTGAATACTTATCTGGGCCATATTCATGTGAATGCAAAGGCGATTCCTCCAATTAAAGGTATGGTCAAAATTAACCTAGATGGAGGAATAGCCAAGAACAGTTGCAAGGGTGGGGTGGCCGTCGTGTGTCGAGACACCCAAGGAGTTCATCTTGGCTTGTCCGCACACATCATTGACAGCTGTGATGACCCCGGAATGCTTGAAGCAATGGCATGTTTGGAGGCTCTTTCCCTCGCAGCCGATCTGAACCTTCAAAGGCTTATTATTGCATGCGATGCAGAAGCAGAAGCAGTAGTTAGACCGATTAATGGAGGAACTAAAGGTATCTGCAGCCAGATTCTGCATGAGATCAACATCTGTCGTCAGGAGTTCGAAGAGGTCCGGATTATTCATGAAGGCAGGATGTCCAATATGGAGGCTCACAATTTTGTAAAAAGTGTTTCATCATTAGCTCATGGTCGATATAACTAGTTCCTGCAGCCAAGTGACACTACAACTGTACCATATATTATCATGCAATAAAGAGACCATGATTTTCCTATAAAAAAATTGGCACATAGGTCGctatatttttttctgtttttctttttggtgttATTCTTcactttttccctttttcttttatttttaattttattttcacCCTTGTTTACTCTTTTTTCAAGATTTTCTTTTCATGtccgtttttatttttatttccatTTTTTTTTCCATTTAGTGAGTATCTTTCAAATTCATGAGCATTttatgaattcatgaacatttttcaaggaCACGAACATTTTCGGAAATGGGAAAGTTTTTCAATTTTGCAAATAGTTTATCACAAATTTATGATCATTTTTTAGATCACGAATATTTTTCCAATTTACGAACTTTTTTTAATTGGAAACCTTTTTGTACAAACTCTCAAACACTTTTTAAGCCGATGGACATTTATTGAAATTTGAGAACTATTTTTGAAATGGTGAACATTTTACAAATCGTGAACATGTTTTGAAAGGGAAGCTACATGGAGTACATTTTTGAAAAATAATAATTTCCTTTTTtcactgtttttttatttttatttttctttttcttttccgtttttctttttgttttttaattttcttttagttttcttttcattttctttttctgttttttctgttttttctcttttattttctttctcaaATTTCATGAACATCTTTCAAATTGGAGGATACTTTTtgaattgatgaactttttgttAATACACGATTTATTCTAAAAGACGAACATCTTTAAAATTCGCATGAAGGTTTttagaaattcatgaacatttgtggaaatcatatgtattttttgaattcatgaaactTTTTGGGAATTCGCGACCATTTTTGAATCAGCGGACATTTTTTGTATTGGCGAACATTTTTGTAATTTTATAATTTTGAATTTTATTTCAAATGCACAAATTGTGTTTGAAATTGTGTTTTTTAAGCCCACGAACATTCTTTGAATCGACATATACTTTTAAAAATTTGGGAACAAATTTGGAATTCACAAACAATTATTTGTtttcgcgaacattttttgaaatacatgGGCTGGCCCAAATCGTGCGCCGAGGCAGGAGGGGGCTGCACAGATCACTGAATAGGGGCTCCCATGCATAAAAGCACATGAACCTCTAGCCATTTATTCCACTCGACTCTTTCTCGCTAACCGACCCCTTAGAAACATATGACTCCTCGTTTTACTCCTCTAAATGCACCTAACTAGTCTTGTTGTTATTTAACTTTTGGAGTGTAGTATACAAGTTGGTTCCACTAACTAATAAAGGTGCTCATTAACAGGATGTAAGCTTCTCCTAGAtgtcatcattttcttcaagaaAGATCCAGATCCATTACAAAAGTTCATCAGAAGTACAAAATAGCTCTGACACAATAAAAGTACCTGCTCGCTTTGATGAAGTATAGTAAACTATTCGATTTTGAGATTATTTTAGTGTTACTTACGTGTCTAATTACAGAAAAGCAAAAATATA
Above is a window of Triticum aestivum cultivar Chinese Spring chromosome 6B, IWGSC CS RefSeq v2.1, whole genome shotgun sequence DNA encoding:
- the LOC123134821 gene encoding MEIOTIC F-BOX protein MOF; translation: MGTAAAAAPAGGDRLSNLPDSLLHSVLSSLRSRQAVHTSLLSRRWRHLWRAVPCVDVDHRDFFDEPQPVAPGHGASDAAMGAFREAQRKRAAREKKQWRVMEDFADAVLPLNGAWPLDAYRLHVRDDLHLRKAMDRWIRRGLARGPAELGVAFDYDHHGAGYNSCWKEPPAFGFSIFDGAVTGRLRRLSLSGLVLLQGFPEELRSDCPLLEDLRLVNCQCITQFLPGNRRNIIRIGSRSLKRLVIEGMSSPHHRLCLTATALVSLNIDTPVAVEDEMRSLAVASVSCHAGALLLLKSLRSATALELRRFTTRALVEEEPELFREHHNLRTLVLTECDIGDGCQVVAHVLKSIPNLERLVLQDCMISGSCMMASRRGAALRGCCENLKSIRVKYEGHDVVHAPIAALRGKSKDAVKLHRGERPTSSVEWHHWLKRIALCSNHAIHLSQRYVASITTGPESDEEHESTAWKHRASKKHARDIAIKARRRGRLARF